A genomic segment from Geminocystis sp. M7585_C2015_104 encodes:
- a CDS encoding DEAD/DEAH box helicase translates to MSILHGSFLVKKEEKYFFIWGETWRNIEKHKYDLEAEFLYIYPFLIEDKEEILRLLKKCGIDRNIGCGEIESLDSIWHWEMALFPVQKKPKSKTVVPLLYEQFLAISNKLSSVILYPWDVGGLKIEPVTMLGILQKLPLNKTDYIASDLRFWSHVYRWGWDLICRQKFIPTIDEKNNCYWRPVLDSNIDQSRLEHFIQSMPSICRCYVENEDDPSIPQQELILEFLCTVIDIQIRQLLPAIPNKTDSMVSSWIEALSNPLHRKCNLSPLNNKRLRMAFNHWVLPIQEDIITSEHQLRKRQYRLCLKLQPPSSTQGDNYDNWRLDYFLQAIDNPDFLIPTEQIWIHPHPQLEIGDRLIENPQEIILKGLGLAAKFFEPIRDSLEEATPNYCRINAISAYQFVRSVAWQLQDNGLGVILPKGLSRGADEKRLGVKIQAEVNLKKGERLTLNTLINYNLKVVVGNRVLTQKEFHNLLAKKSPLVEVDGQWLALQPADVKAAEEIFNNSKTPVNLTVEDAIRLSSGSTETIAKLPVVGFESSGALAELLNSINDNSKIEILETPKNFNGTLRPYQKVGFSWLYFLQKWGLGGCLADDMGLGKTVQLIALILTIKEREELTKPCLIVCPTSVLNNWEKELEKFAPSLKVLLHHGENRSKDNEFIEAVKNVDVVVTSYPLVYRDLDILNQIEWQGVVLDEAQNIKNPQAKQTQAVRQLKSDFRIALTGTPIENRLSELWSILDFLNPGYLGPQQFFQRRFTLPIEKYGDEHSLKTLKSLVKPFILRRLKTDKNIIQDLPEKQEMNVYCGLSAEQAELYQNLVEKSLQEIEESTGIKRHGLILSLLVKLKQICNHPAHFLKEEKIDTSSRSGKLLRLEEMLEEVVAEGDRSLIFTQFAEWGSLLQPYLSEKLGVEVLFLSGNTKTEKRQEMIDRFQNDPQGPPIFILSLKAGGTGLNLTRANHVFHYDRWWNPAVENQATDRAYRIGQKQNVQVHKFICTGTLEEKIDKILEGKKQLAEQTIETGEEWLTNLDTNQLRELLVLERNAVL, encoded by the coding sequence ATGTCAATATTGCATGGAAGTTTTCTGGTAAAGAAAGAGGAGAAGTACTTTTTTATTTGGGGAGAGACTTGGAGAAATATCGAAAAGCATAAATACGATTTGGAAGCAGAGTTTCTATACATATACCCCTTCTTGATAGAAGACAAGGAGGAGATTTTAAGGCTGCTAAAAAAATGCGGTATAGACAGGAATATTGGCTGTGGAGAAATAGAAAGTTTAGATTCAATTTGGCATTGGGAAATGGCACTATTTCCCGTGCAAAAGAAGCCAAAATCCAAGACAGTAGTCCCCCTGTTATATGAACAGTTTTTGGCAATCAGCAACAAATTAAGCTCAGTAATTTTATATCCATGGGATGTGGGAGGATTGAAAATTGAGCCCGTCACTATGCTAGGGATATTGCAAAAATTACCCCTTAATAAAACTGACTATATCGCTTCAGACTTACGTTTCTGGAGTCATGTTTATCGCTGGGGTTGGGATTTGATATGCCGTCAAAAATTTATTCCCACCATTGATGAAAAAAATAACTGTTACTGGCGGCCGGTTTTAGATAGTAACATAGACCAAAGCAGACTGGAGCATTTTATCCAATCCATGCCCTCTATTTGTCGTTGTTATGTGGAAAACGAAGACGACCCCAGTATACCACAACAGGAGCTAATTCTTGAATTTTTATGTACCGTCATAGATATCCAAATCCGTCAACTCCTCCCCGCCATCCCTAACAAAACCGACTCTATGGTATCCTCCTGGATAGAAGCCTTAAGCAATCCCCTACATAGAAAATGTAATCTATCTCCCCTCAACAACAAAAGACTAAGAATGGCATTTAACCACTGGGTATTGCCCATTCAAGAAGATATAATCACCTCTGAGCATCAGTTGAGGAAAAGACAATATCGTCTTTGTCTAAAATTACAACCCCCCTCCTCAACCCAGGGAGACAACTACGATAATTGGCGACTAGACTACTTCCTCCAAGCTATCGACAATCCAGATTTTCTCATACCAACAGAACAAATTTGGATACATCCTCACCCCCAATTGGAAATAGGGGATAGGCTAATAGAAAACCCCCAAGAAATTATTTTAAAAGGATTGGGATTGGCAGCTAAATTTTTTGAACCAATTAGGGATAGTCTAGAAGAAGCTACCCCCAATTATTGTAGAATAAATGCCATTTCCGCCTATCAGTTTGTCCGCAGTGTAGCCTGGCAACTCCAAGACAACGGTTTAGGAGTTATCCTCCCAAAAGGCCTAAGCAGAGGAGCAGATGAAAAACGTTTAGGAGTTAAAATACAGGCGGAAGTAAATCTCAAAAAAGGGGAAAGGTTGACTTTAAATACCCTGATTAATTATAACTTAAAAGTGGTAGTAGGGAATAGGGTTTTAACCCAAAAAGAATTCCATAATTTGCTGGCCAAAAAATCCCCCCTAGTAGAAGTAGATGGACAGTGGCTAGCACTACAACCCGCTGACGTTAAGGCTGCTGAGGAAATTTTCAATAATAGTAAGACTCCCGTAAATCTCACCGTGGAAGATGCAATTAGACTCAGCAGTGGCTCCACAGAAACTATCGCTAAACTGCCCGTAGTGGGATTTGAAAGTAGTGGAGCTCTGGCAGAATTACTCAACAGTATTAATGACAACAGCAAGATAGAAATTTTAGAAACACCCAAGAATTTTAATGGAACTCTAAGACCCTATCAAAAAGTCGGTTTCAGCTGGTTGTATTTCCTGCAAAAATGGGGCCTAGGAGGATGTCTGGCCGATGACATGGGTTTAGGAAAAACTGTACAGTTAATCGCCCTGATTTTAACTATAAAAGAAAGGGAGGAACTGACAAAACCTTGCTTAATAGTTTGCCCCACCTCTGTGTTGAATAACTGGGAGAAAGAGTTAGAAAAATTTGCACCATCCCTAAAAGTTTTGCTACACCATGGAGAAAATCGTAGCAAAGACAACGAGTTTATCGAAGCAGTTAAAAATGTAGATGTGGTAGTCACAAGTTATCCCCTAGTATATCGAGACCTTGACATTTTAAACCAAATAGAGTGGCAAGGAGTCGTCCTAGACGAGGCCCAAAATATCAAAAACCCCCAGGCAAAACAAACCCAGGCAGTCAGACAATTAAAATCAGATTTTAGAATAGCTTTAACTGGCACACCTATAGAAAACAGATTGTCAGAATTATGGTCTATTTTAGACTTTTTAAATCCAGGATATCTAGGGCCACAACAATTCTTCCAACGTCGTTTCACCCTGCCAATAGAAAAATATGGAGATGAACACTCGTTGAAAACTCTAAAATCCCTAGTTAAACCCTTCATTCTAAGACGCCTAAAAACCGACAAAAATATCATCCAAGACTTACCAGAAAAACAAGAAATGAACGTCTACTGTGGCCTATCCGCAGAACAAGCCGAATTATATCAGAATTTGGTAGAAAAATCCCTACAAGAAATAGAGGAAAGTACAGGGATCAAACGTCATGGTTTAATCCTAAGTTTACTAGTGAAGTTGAAACAAATCTGCAATCACCCCGCCCATTTCCTCAAAGAAGAAAAAATAGATACCTCCTCCCGCTCAGGAAAATTGTTAAGACTAGAAGAGATGTTAGAAGAAGTAGTGGCAGAGGGGGACAGGAGTCTAATTTTCACCCAGTTTGCTGAGTGGGGAAGCCTTTTACAACCCTATTTGAGTGAAAAATTAGGAGTAGAAGTATTATTCCTCTCCGGCAATACCAAAACAGAAAAACGTCAAGAAATGATAGACAGATTTCAAAATGACCCCCAAGGCCCGCCCATTTTTATTCTATCCTTAAAAGCAGGGGGCACAGGCCTAAATTTAACTAGGGCCAATCATGTATTTCACTACGACAGATGGTGGAATCCAGCAGTGGAAAATCAAGCAACTGATAGAGCGTATCGCATAGGCCAAAAACAGAATGTACAGGTGCACAAGTTTATCTGTACCGGCACTTTGGAGGAAAAAATTGATAAGATACTAGAAGGTAAAAAACAACTAGCTGAACAAACCATCGAAACAGGAGAAGAATGGCTAACCAACCTAGATACAAACCAATTAAGAGAATTATTGGTATTGGAGAGAAATGCTGTCCTCTAA
- a CDS encoding glycosyltransferase family 4 protein gives MVAKIPKKPQNAAIFYKPEGYTTKTTRILGRMAAGEGFLKAYVESQKGQPLYCYCDNQSEFEHFRNTVTPWLKQPSQLVFIPRSQSSRIQNVGNLYLPGPALGDFAWQRRFYNQRGYSICGVTHTIASKEAINSIANLLLAPVQPWDALVCTSNAVKTAVERILNDWGEYLGQKFNTTVKFNFQLPVIPLGVDSKTYQFNPEYRNRLRSTLNIAEDDIVILFFGRLIFYAKAHPVPMYLAVEKAVNSASFKNKIHLIQCGWFEEQREEIAFKESAIQFAPSVNHIFLDGRNPGIGQQIWSAADIFISLSDNIQETFGITPIEAMACGLPVVVSDWDGYKDTVRHEIDGFRISTIIPPEDYFLNFAHDYHIDAINYSMFIAYSCFATMVDIEECASALAKLIENPDLRRKMGENGRKRAEEIYDWQNVINRYRDLWEQLEEIRNINEMSVPVRNNSRANPLCDDPFHLFSHYSSQRLHPETRLRLGNNARESLQKIRKIWITSFGENTRFKNEMVDDILNQFSEKPTIELDYFLRVYGENIAPILYRTIMYLLKFGILEVERDSSDK, from the coding sequence ATGGTAGCAAAAATCCCAAAAAAACCACAAAATGCTGCCATTTTTTACAAGCCAGAAGGCTACACCACAAAAACTACAAGAATACTAGGGAGGATGGCAGCAGGGGAGGGGTTTTTAAAAGCCTACGTAGAATCCCAAAAAGGTCAACCCCTATACTGTTACTGTGATAACCAGTCAGAATTCGAACATTTCCGCAACACAGTCACCCCCTGGTTAAAACAACCCTCCCAACTGGTTTTTATCCCCCGAAGTCAATCCTCCAGAATACAAAATGTAGGCAACCTCTATTTACCAGGGCCAGCTTTAGGGGATTTCGCCTGGCAGAGACGATTTTACAACCAAAGGGGCTACAGTATTTGTGGTGTCACCCATACTATTGCCAGCAAGGAAGCCATTAACAGTATAGCAAATCTCCTATTAGCACCAGTGCAACCCTGGGACGCCCTAGTTTGCACCTCTAATGCCGTCAAGACGGCCGTAGAGAGAATCTTAAACGATTGGGGGGAGTATTTAGGGCAAAAATTCAATACCACAGTCAAATTCAATTTCCAGTTGCCAGTAATACCCCTGGGGGTTGATTCCAAAACCTACCAATTTAACCCTGAATATAGAAATAGGTTGAGAAGTACATTGAACATAGCAGAAGATGATATTGTAATTTTATTCTTTGGAAGGCTAATATTTTATGCCAAGGCACATCCAGTGCCCATGTATTTAGCAGTAGAAAAAGCCGTAAATAGTGCCAGTTTTAAAAATAAAATTCACTTGATTCAGTGCGGCTGGTTTGAGGAACAAAGGGAAGAAATTGCTTTTAAAGAGAGTGCCATACAGTTTGCCCCTTCCGTGAATCATATATTCTTAGACGGGAGAAATCCAGGGATAGGGCAGCAGATTTGGTCAGCAGCTGATATATTTATTTCCCTCTCCGACAACATTCAGGAAACTTTTGGCATAACCCCCATTGAAGCGATGGCATGTGGTTTGCCGGTGGTTGTCTCTGACTGGGATGGATATAAAGACACGGTGCGTCATGAGATAGACGGCTTTCGCATTTCCACTATCATACCCCCAGAAGACTATTTTTTAAATTTTGCCCACGACTATCACATAGATGCCATTAATTATAGCATGTTCATTGCCTACTCCTGTTTTGCCACCATGGTAGACATTGAAGAATGTGCTTCTGCCCTGGCAAAACTGATAGAAAATCCGGATTTGAGGAGGAAAATGGGGGAGAATGGGAGGAAAAGAGCAGAAGAGATATATGATTGGCAAAATGTGATTAATCGTTATAGGGATTTGTGGGAACAATTAGAGGAAATCAGAAACATAAATGAAATGTCAGTGCCTGTAAGGAATAATAGTCGAGCCAATCCTCTTTGTGATGATCCCTTTCACCTGTTTAGCCATTATAGCAGCCAGCGTCTCCACCCAGAAACTAGGCTGAGACTAGGTAATAATGCTAGAGAATCCCTACAAAAAATCAGGAAAATCTGGATTACCAGTTTCGGCGAAAATACCCGTTTTAAGAATGAGATGGTAGATGACATACTCAATCAGTTTAGTGAGAAGCCAACTATAGAGTTGGACTATTTTCTGAGGGTTTATGGAGAAAACATTGCACCCATCTTATATAGAACAATCATGTATCTGCTCAAATTTGGTATTTTGGAAGTAGAAAGGGACTCGTCTGACAAATAA
- a CDS encoding penicillin-binding protein activator LpoB: protein MKKYKTIYGLVLSLIIPVPALADSPVEVSPRITPPIVAQRQPQEKVRIAVLDFDAAAMDNLTWLSYMDHNTRGVRNIFINRLAETGKYTVIEASRVDNLLPWKDWGGKRQIDAQTAAEIGRKLGVEVVIVGSLTRFDISRRGGNIGLGWFGVNIGGNSTEAVVEFNVRAINTNTGEVIMVAKGNGSSTQVDPRVYVWGRGGGTYSSSQEGQLLASAAVKAVDQVIEEMNRQYSKFSAITPVVPSTTAIVADVTGNTVVLNKGKKEGYRVGMRLAIERVEREVKDPQSGQVIRRITVPLGEIELYDVDEASSLGRIVSGRGFKVGDIAKPRTGL from the coding sequence ATGAAGAAATACAAAACCATATATGGGCTAGTTTTAAGTCTGATTATACCCGTGCCTGCCCTAGCAGATTCCCCGGTGGAGGTGTCACCCAGGATAACACCCCCAATAGTAGCCCAAAGACAACCTCAGGAAAAGGTGAGGATTGCGGTGTTAGACTTCGACGCAGCTGCCATGGATAACCTTACATGGTTGTCATACATGGATCACAATACAAGGGGAGTAAGAAATATCTTCATAAACCGCTTAGCAGAAACGGGTAAATACACAGTGATAGAGGCAAGCAGAGTAGACAACCTATTACCATGGAAAGACTGGGGAGGGAAAAGACAAATTGATGCCCAAACCGCGGCGGAAATAGGTAGAAAACTAGGGGTAGAGGTGGTAATTGTAGGCAGCCTAACCCGTTTTGATATTAGCAGAAGAGGGGGAAACATAGGCCTGGGCTGGTTTGGCGTCAACATCGGTGGCAATAGCACAGAGGCAGTGGTAGAATTCAACGTGCGCGCCATTAACACCAACACCGGCGAGGTGATAATGGTGGCAAAGGGCAATGGCAGTAGCACACAAGTAGACCCTCGAGTATACGTATGGGGCAGAGGCGGTGGCACCTATTCTTCTAGCCAGGAAGGGCAACTTCTTGCCTCCGCGGCTGTAAAGGCTGTAGATCAAGTTATAGAGGAAATGAATCGCCAATATTCCAAATTCTCTGCCATAACCCCTGTAGTCCCTAGTACCACGGCTATAGTAGCAGATGTAACCGGCAATACGGTAGTGCTAAACAAGGGGAAAAAGGAAGGTTATCGGGTGGGGATGCGGTTAGCCATCGAAAGAGTGGAAAGGGAGGTAAAAGATCCCCAGAGTGGGCAAGTAATCCGTCGTATTACAGTACCCCTGGGAGAAATAGAATTGTATGATGTGGATGAAGCCTCCAGTCTTGGCAGAATAGTCTCCGGCAGGGGATTTAAGGTGGGAGACATAGCCAAACCCCGCACGGGTTTATAA
- a CDS encoding SpoIID/LytB domain-containing protein: MSGKFPLYRWLGLLKPLLLWLLLTPPLAAVELRVAVKKGVSSLQVGSSTPAVVRDARGRVVGQIAGMNSFISSAEGGNVAIGQWKSNRLWLEPSGGGFVWIGDGWYRGRVLLVPQGDALTAINYVDLEDYLYSVVGAEAIPSWPLDALKAQAVAARTYALYKRNTSANQLFDLDNTVATQVYKGLNSEYTTTHQAVRETKGEVMTYNGQVILAVFHASSGGHTENVEDIWLSPLPYLRGVVDYDQTSPVFSWTKTVSPSILRGIVGDVGNIRALVPQKTTPRGRIVTMTIVGDRGSRVVSGADLRKVLDLRSTLFRANVSDNGLEIYGRGFGHGLGLSQWGAQYLASNGINYRQILAHYYRNARLARIQTRN; encoded by the coding sequence ATGAGTGGAAAGTTCCCGTTATACCGCTGGCTTGGCCTTTTAAAACCACTGCTGTTGTGGTTGCTGTTAACACCCCCCCTAGCTGCCGTGGAGTTGAGGGTGGCAGTGAAAAAGGGGGTAAGTAGCCTACAAGTAGGCAGTTCAACTCCTGCTGTCGTCAGAGATGCTAGAGGTAGGGTGGTGGGGCAAATAGCTGGAATGAACTCTTTTATATCCAGTGCCGAGGGAGGCAACGTGGCCATTGGGCAATGGAAATCCAACCGTCTTTGGCTTGAGCCCAGTGGCGGTGGGTTTGTCTGGATTGGGGATGGCTGGTATCGTGGTAGGGTTTTACTGGTGCCCCAAGGAGATGCCCTCACTGCCATCAACTACGTAGATCTGGAGGATTACTTGTATAGTGTCGTGGGGGCCGAGGCCATTCCCAGTTGGCCCTTAGACGCCCTCAAGGCTCAAGCAGTGGCTGCTCGTACATATGCCTTATACAAGCGTAATACTAGTGCCAATCAGTTGTTTGACCTGGACAATACTGTGGCCACCCAAGTGTATAAAGGACTGAACAGCGAGTATACTACAACCCATCAGGCAGTGAGGGAGACGAAAGGAGAAGTAATGACCTACAATGGTCAAGTGATTCTGGCGGTGTTCCATGCTTCTTCTGGTGGCCATACGGAAAACGTAGAAGATATTTGGCTTTCTCCCCTTCCCTACCTGCGGGGAGTAGTAGACTACGATCAAACCAGCCCTGTATTCAGTTGGACAAAAACCGTTTCCCCCAGTATTCTACGCGGCATAGTGGGGGATGTGGGAAATATCCGCGCCCTAGTGCCCCAAAAGACTACCCCCAGAGGTCGAATTGTCACCATGACTATAGTGGGAGATAGGGGCAGTCGTGTGGTTTCTGGGGCGGATTTACGAAAGGTGCTGGATTTGCGTAGTACCTTATTCCGTGCCAATGTTTCTGACAATGGTTTAGAGATTTATGGACGTGGCTTTGGCCATGGCCTAGGATTGAGTCAATGGGGAGCTCAATACCTAGCGTCTAACGGAATCAACTACCGTCAGATATTGGCTCATTATTACCGGAATGCTAGACTGGCGCGAATCCAAACCCGCAATTAG
- a CDS encoding homoserine kinase — protein MNKPESVSIRVPATTANLGAGFDCIGVALSLYNQFQFTASDSATTITVEGVESGTISLEEDNLLYRSFSHLYQHIGKKVPAVNIRVKVNVPLARGLGSSATAIVGGLLAANHFASYPLSPEQLLDLAIEIEGHPDNVAPAMLGGCILSVGDRGNRHFVPIDCHETIRFVVAIPDFELSTSQARAVLPQFLSYEQAVFNIAHLGLLVKALETGKPEWLKEALKDKLHQPYRQSLIRGYERVYEAVLGAGGHGMVISGAGPTLLALCSPGCVSEVMRAMGESWGEEGVRATVRCLEVDREGAKVIVP, from the coding sequence ATGAACAAACCGGAAAGTGTGTCTATAAGAGTGCCTGCCACCACGGCCAATCTGGGGGCCGGGTTTGACTGCATTGGCGTGGCCTTATCCCTTTACAATCAATTTCAATTCACTGCTAGCGATTCCGCCACAACCATAACGGTAGAAGGGGTTGAATCTGGGACTATATCTTTGGAAGAGGATAATTTGTTGTACCGTTCTTTTTCCCACTTGTATCAACACATTGGCAAAAAAGTCCCTGCTGTGAATATAAGGGTAAAAGTCAATGTGCCCCTGGCCAGAGGCTTAGGTAGTTCGGCTACTGCCATAGTGGGGGGGTTGTTGGCGGCCAACCATTTTGCTTCTTATCCTCTTTCCCCGGAACAGTTGCTGGATTTGGCCATTGAGATAGAGGGGCATCCTGATAATGTGGCGCCGGCTATGTTGGGAGGCTGTATTCTCTCTGTGGGAGACAGGGGTAATCGCCATTTTGTGCCCATTGACTGTCATGAGACAATCAGGTTTGTGGTGGCCATTCCCGATTTTGAACTGTCTACCTCCCAGGCAAGGGCGGTATTACCGCAGTTTCTTAGTTATGAACAAGCAGTGTTTAATATTGCCCACTTAGGACTACTGGTAAAAGCCTTAGAAACGGGGAAGCCGGAGTGGTTGAAGGAGGCACTAAAGGACAAACTACACCAGCCCTACCGTCAAAGTTTAATTAGGGGATACGAGAGGGTTTATGAGGCGGTATTGGGGGCAGGGGGCCATGGCATGGTGATTAGTGGGGCTGGCCCCACTTTACTGGCCCTTTGCTCCCCTGGCTGTGTATCCGAGGTGATGAGGGCAATGGGAGAAAGCTGGGGGGAGGAGGGAGTAAGGGCCACTGTCAGGTGTTTGGAAGTGGATAGGGAGGGGGCAAAGGTGATTGTCCCCTAA
- a CDS encoding GNAT family N-acetyltransferase has translation MVWLQRFFNKNENDKNPANSTEEREWLNLDPNIFGSSRIFFSTNRPIDLYELEELCDSVGWARRPLRKVKKALEHSYLVASAWEVKGNNGKTTLIGFARATSDHAFNATIWDVVIHPRFQRKGLGKAFMKYIINKLRKDDISNVTLFADPHVVEFYRRLGFVADPEGIKGMFWYPN, from the coding sequence ATGGTTTGGTTACAAAGATTTTTTAACAAAAACGAAAACGACAAAAACCCCGCCAACTCCACTGAGGAAAGAGAATGGCTCAATTTAGACCCCAATATTTTCGGTAGTTCTCGTATTTTTTTCAGTACCAATCGCCCCATTGACTTATATGAATTAGAGGAGTTGTGCGATTCCGTAGGTTGGGCCAGAAGACCGTTAAGAAAAGTAAAAAAAGCACTGGAACATAGCTATTTAGTTGCCTCCGCCTGGGAAGTAAAGGGTAATAACGGTAAAACCACCCTTATTGGCTTTGCTCGCGCCACCTCAGATCATGCCTTCAACGCCACCATCTGGGATGTGGTAATCCACCCCCGCTTTCAAAGGAAGGGCCTTGGCAAAGCCTTTATGAAGTACATAATCAACAAACTTCGTAAAGACGACATCAGCAATGTCACCCTCTTTGCCGACCCCCATGTGGTAGAATTTTATCGTCGCCTTGGTTTTGTTGCCGATCCCGAGGGCATCAAAGGCATGTTTTGGTACCCTAACTAA
- the clpB gene encoding ATP-dependent chaperone ClpB yields the protein MQPTNPQKFTEKAWEAIVKTPDIAKQNQHQQIETEHLLKSLLEQEGLAVDILNKANVNVSRFRDRVDDFIQRQPKIKNVGDSIYLGRSLDLLLDFAEKYRQEFGDEYISIEHMMLAYSQDDRLGKHIFREFDLDEYKLRKVIKEIRGSQKVVDQNPEAKYQSLEKYGRDLTALARAGKLDPVIGRDDEIRRTIQILSRRTKNNPVLIGEPGVGKTAIVEGLAQRIVNRDVPESLLDRTLIALDMGALIAGAKYRGEFEERLKAVLKEVTESRGNIILFIDEIHTVVGAGATQGAMDAGNLLKPMLARGELRCIGATTLDEYRKYIEKDAALERRFQPVYVDEPNVEDTISILRGLRERYEVHHGVRISDSALVAAAVLSNRYISDRFLPDKAIDLIDEAAAKLKMEITSKPEALDEVDRKIMQLEMERLSLKKENDPASLERLEKIEKEIEQLKQQQSALNAQWQAEREIIDKIRSIREEIERVNVAIQQAERDYDYNKAAELRYGRLTDLQRQLKDAQAILAEKQTSGKSLLREEVTEADIAEIISKWTGIPVSKLVESEKEKLLHLEEQLHKRVIGQDDAVRAVSEAIQRSRAGLSDPNRPTASFIFLGPTGVGKTELAKALAEILFDTEEAMVRIDMSEYMEKHSVSRLIGAPPGYVGYEEGGQLTEAIRRRPYSVILFDEIEKAHPDVFNIMLQLLDDGRLTDSQGHTVDFTNTIVIMTSNIGSQYILDLAGDESKYEEMRNRVMEAMRANFRPEFLNRIDEIIIFHGLNKEQLRQIVQLQVNRLQSRLAEQKLSLKLSESAIDFLAEVGYDPVYGARPLKRAIQRYLETTIAKAILRGEFKEGDTIYVDVEDERLILKHHN from the coding sequence ATGCAGCCTACCAACCCACAAAAATTCACGGAAAAAGCTTGGGAGGCAATAGTAAAAACTCCCGACATTGCCAAACAGAATCAACACCAACAAATAGAGACTGAACACCTGTTAAAATCTCTTCTCGAACAAGAGGGATTAGCGGTAGATATTCTCAATAAAGCAAATGTAAACGTATCCCGTTTTCGAGATAGAGTAGATGATTTTATTCAAAGACAGCCGAAAATTAAAAATGTAGGCGATTCAATCTATTTGGGCAGAAGTCTAGATTTGCTATTAGATTTTGCAGAAAAGTATCGCCAGGAGTTTGGGGATGAATATATCTCCATCGAACACATGATGCTAGCCTACAGCCAAGATGATCGCCTTGGCAAACATATTTTCAGAGAGTTCGACTTGGACGAATATAAACTCAGAAAAGTAATCAAAGAAATAAGGGGGAGTCAGAAAGTGGTAGATCAAAACCCAGAAGCTAAATATCAGTCTCTAGAAAAATATGGCCGCGACCTGACAGCTTTAGCCCGTGCCGGTAAACTAGACCCTGTTATTGGTAGGGATGACGAGATACGTCGTACTATACAGATACTATCAAGAAGAACAAAAAACAATCCCGTACTGATAGGTGAACCAGGTGTAGGTAAGACGGCAATCGTAGAGGGCCTAGCTCAAAGAATAGTCAACCGAGATGTGCCAGAATCCTTATTAGACCGTACCCTCATCGCTTTGGATATGGGGGCATTAATAGCTGGTGCTAAATATCGGGGAGAATTCGAGGAAAGACTAAAAGCTGTATTAAAAGAGGTTACCGAATCCCGGGGCAATATCATCCTTTTTATCGATGAGATTCACACGGTTGTAGGAGCAGGCGCTACCCAGGGGGCGATGGATGCGGGCAACCTACTAAAACCCATGTTAGCCCGTGGAGAATTGCGTTGTATTGGCGCCACCACCTTGGATGAGTATCGCAAATACATAGAAAAAGACGCCGCCTTAGAAAGACGTTTCCAACCCGTATATGTAGACGAGCCCAATGTAGAAGATACTATTTCTATTTTACGGGGATTGCGGGAACGTTATGAAGTCCATCACGGCGTCAGAATTTCCGATAGTGCTCTTGTAGCTGCTGCTGTATTATCAAATCGTTACATCAGTGACCGTTTCCTGCCGGATAAGGCCATTGACTTGATAGACGAGGCGGCGGCGAAACTGAAAATGGAAATCACTTCTAAACCGGAGGCTCTAGACGAGGTGGACAGGAAAATAATGCAATTAGAGATGGAAAGACTGTCTCTGAAGAAAGAAAATGATCCCGCCTCTCTAGAAAGACTGGAGAAGATAGAGAAAGAGATTGAACAATTAAAACAACAACAGTCAGCTTTAAATGCCCAATGGCAGGCAGAAAGAGAGATCATAGACAAAATCCGCAGTATCCGTGAAGAAATTGAAAGGGTCAACGTAGCCATCCAACAGGCGGAAAGAGACTACGACTATAACAAGGCGGCGGAATTGCGTTATGGCAGACTCACCGATTTACAAAGACAATTGAAAGATGCTCAAGCCATCCTAGCAGAAAAACAAACTAGTGGCAAATCCCTCTTACGGGAGGAGGTGACAGAAGCAGATATCGCCGAAATCATCTCCAAATGGACTGGCATTCCCGTCAGCAAACTAGTAGAATCGGAGAAAGAGAAACTGTTACATCTAGAAGAACAACTCCACAAACGTGTAATAGGCCAAGATGATGCCGTAAGGGCAGTATCAGAGGCCATACAACGCTCTCGTGCGGGCCTATCTGATCCTAACCGTCCTACTGCCAGTTTCATCTTTTTGGGGCCAACCGGTGTGGGGAAAACCGAACTGGCCAAAGCCCTGGCGGAAATCCTCTTTGACACCGAGGAGGCCATGGTACGCATCGATATGTCCGAATACATGGAGAAACACAGTGTATCTCGTTTAATAGGTGCGCCACCGGGGTATGTAGGTTATGAAGAGGGGGGACAGTTAACAGAGGCCATTCGTCGTCGTCCTTATTCTGTTATCCTCTTTGACGAGATTGAGAAGGCTCACCCGGACGTTTTCAACATCATGCTACAGCTGTTGGACGATGGTCGTCTCACCGACTCTCAGGGTCACACAGTGGATTTCACCAATACTATAGTCATCATGACCAGTAATATAGGGTCCCAGTATATATTAGACCTGGCCGGGGATGAAAGCAAGTACGAGGAGATGCGCAACCGGGTGATGGAGGCGATGCGCGCCAATTTCCGTCCGGAATTTCTCAACCGCATTGACGAAATTATCATCTTCCATGGTCTCAACAAGGAGCAATTACGTCAAATCGTCCAACTGCAGGTAAATCGTCTCCAATCCCGTCTAGCCGAACAAAAACTCTCCTTGAAGCTATCCGAAAGTGCCATTGACTTTTTGGCCGAAGTAGGCTACGATCCGGTCTACGGTGCCAGACCCTTGAAACGTGCCATCCAACGTTATCTAGAAACCACCATCGCCAAAGCCATCCTCCGCGGTGAGTTTAAAGAGGGCGACACCATTTACGTGGATGTAGAAGATGAAAGACTAATCCTCAAACACCACAACTAA